GTCTCTCCCAACCAGTATGGTTTCCTTAAAGGTAGAAAcattcatcagtgcattgccttagcttcagagggagttaatatgcttgacagaaaacgttttggtggacacatggccttaaaaattgatattcgtaaggcttttgatactttagattggaacttcctATTAGCTGTGTTGGATTCCTTTAgtttttctctcactttcaggGATTGGATCCTAAATATTTTGGCATCTTCTcgtatttctgtgatgattaatggttctccaaagggttacttttcttgttctagaggggttagacaaggggaccccctctctcctcttctgtttgacattgctgaggattttttctctcgttggcttGCTAAGATGGTGAGTGATGGTACTTATTCTCCCATGTATTATTCTGGAGGAAATTcttttccctctcatcttctttttgctgatgacatgctcatttttggagtgTCATCCTTGAGCAACTTGCATGCACTCAAGGATTTCTTCCTGCTCTATGGACAGATCTCCGGTCAGCAGGTTAGTTAGGACAAATTTGCtatcttttttggttctcaggtGAGTCCTCCGAGGAGGGTTCGTCTTGCTCACTGTCTTGGCATCCGTTTAGAGTCTCTCCTTTTTagttacttaggagtccctctattCAAAGGAGATCCAAGGGCTCGTCATCTCAGCAGTCTTACtgacaaatttctctctcaatttagcaagtggaaaggtagctctctctctcctttgcaGGGCGTTTAACTCTTATTAAGTCTGCTATTACTGGTTCTCTGGTTCACTCATTCTTGAACTATAAGTGGCCATTGGGATTGTTGAATaagctcaatagaagtgttaggaatttcttttggacgggttgtattgatcagagAAAGCTAATCACGGTTCCCTGACAGACAtgttgcaaaagtttggaaggtggaggtttgggcattaaggactttaggatctttaaccaagctctcttgggtaagatgtgttgggaGTTGATTCAAGGCACCAGTCTTGCTGTTTCTCTAATGAAGTCTAGATTTATGGctgtctctggtttgcctaaagctaccattgctccttcctcgatttggttctcttgtaagtttgtttattcttccatttgggaccagaccttttggtggattggccagtcttcATCGCTTAATTTCTAGACAGATAGGTGGATCGTACCATCGGTGGCGGATagattgggtcttgatcatcaggataagcgttcttgctataattctgttgatgattttttggtaaattcggaGTGGCTTGGCTTAGGTACTTTACCTTCGGTTGTTCAAgacagtattcgatctattcaccGGGGTAGAGATGATGTTGATTTTTGCACTTGGCAGCCTTTTACGAAAGGTATTTTCTCTAccaaagagtactattcggttctcagtcctagttcctcatcggtggactggtataaatttgtttggaattccCACACTCCCCCTTCTTGTTCCTTCACTTTCTAGAGAATTTTGCATGGACGGGTTCCAACTCATGACCTCTTGCAGGGTCTTGGATTCTCCATTGCCTCTCGTTGTGCTCTATGTGGTAGGGATGttgagtccattaaccacttattcattagctgttcttttgcagattctctttggagggccaTTGAGACTCATTTTGACTGCTCTTTACCTCGTtattcccaattcatccacttcttcatcactcttcgtagcattcattttaGCTCACAGCTGTCGATGATCTGGCATGTTGCCGAtgtcacttgcatctggttaatatGGCATTGtaggaatgaagcaatctttaaggaagtttctccttTTATTCAacactcgaagatcaccctctttcgaatgattcgggAGTCCTTggccacttctaaaggtttttgctcttctcaGAGAGATGttgctatcttatccatgttggtcccgtataacgtgacaaggttagttccaagagggggatatgaactatttaaaattttatccgttaaggctgacttcttttctttttgagaaaaggtttacacaacggcgctaagtagttttaagacacaagcttagtcaactggtgactaagtctgcttctttccttgagtcatgagataacacttaagtctattcctgaactcagcttcttaatgcactcaactcagcatgagttcgttacttagtcagttttatagcaagcaatatataaaggagtttaaaggttagaaatatgttactcagtagacatatcctggttcggcctctccgcctacgtccagtccccggaactcgttctgagctttttgaatcctctactgagctctttaaaggtagagcacaaaaccttttacaacagaagctgagtatacaagagtaccttcctctattcctctactcactcctataactaccgctgagtactataatcgagtactcagcttctcctttctattcttctagaaatgataagtgtttgtcctaaacaacaattgctaagacactttagatgaatgaaatcactttagacttttacacaatgattggaattggtgtaagatttgttttgcttttctcacagaacttcaagtatgaatttggtcagcgtttcgacttgattgaagatctgcatcgaatgaagcatttgaaaggcctatttatagtgacacttcaagcaccggtgatttcgaatttcgaaataaccgttggaggctaatgGCTTCCTATCGCTTTCATTCTGGACGtactcagtgtcgttggccaatgagattcttatatcttctgtctacggcagtgctcagcagcttttcctcagatgaacagaatgtttcgacatttatagtaaagtcttccagacagcttactgcgtcttctgaggtttacccaaagtagaaatactttgtctctaagttggttctgttctgccgctgacttgtacttcttgtcgttcaactcagcagcttcatcttgaagcaattgatagaaggcttctcgatccttcttcatgctgagctagtGCTTTGCTTAGAACGAATGCATTTTTTCTTCCtaggccgtgaggtcttgatctgttgacttgggcttgacttcctcttatgggcctttaggctttttatcttaatgtcttataaatcaaattaactcaacattgaacaaacatattagtatgaataaatcaaaacatttaaatttaatgtgttagaatatttttatcatttacataaataattttgtcaaatcaaaatcacgtggaaaggtgtttcaacaaactcccccattttgatgttggcaaaaatattcagtaaggaactcagtgttgagctcccccatgatagttgaccttgtttttctcaagatactcccccgtaagggttgatctactgacttagttttactttaaacatttcaaggtttaatcaagtaagtgtaaggtcagttttcagaaataggttagctcatggaacatattctatttaactcagttaagttatgcggaagatttagatatcagagtacgctgaatatatctttgttcaatgagttttagttaagaagacatgtaaaagaggtcaacttatagatcaacacagcagacagtCATGAAGCAATGTAAGcacataacacagttgatttaatgaagatacgttaagtgtttagcacaaaacataagtaggcatcacataagattagtcaattttgaaaaaggtagatgcatgcatagttttagATTAATGGCcagcacaacaaaatacataagGAAAAGAGTACAAGTTTTAAAAGCTTAAATCTAGtaatcctagtcaagctattttttcttgtagttgatgTGGGCAGAATGCTCTttggcttttcccttttgtttttgCTGACTTCTAGATGCTTCTCCTGTTTGctgagttctttgagcttgttctttctcccccactGTGCCAGCATCaggtggaggaggaatgaaggtgtcgttgagggcagcacgagttaaccgtacagagaatgccttaagcttgcgcgtgctttcatttatactatcaaaaacaggaacaccatcatccaagacagaacgaggaaccctgaccgaggcactgagcatacttagaatgtattcttgagacttcccaacccagatGATActatcagtcagcatggcataggcttgatgaaacattttaAGCAGAGCCGAGTCATAATACCGACGTTGAGCATTCGAATGACGCACATGTTTGAAGATGGATTGGGAGTGTTGCAAAAGCTCATTTGTCtttagttggtcagtttccatctcttccttactcaagttgagtagacggacagcctcactgatttgctcaatggagcattgggaggtgGAAGAGAGTTGCTCGTTGGTTCTGGCTTGTTCAGAGTGAAGCTGGGTGAaaagttgatgaacttcagcagaagttgcatacattaagttcgcagctgacaggttttgaagttgaccctgaagagagttcatgtgattgaccattgtcagctggagtgtcatgacactcagaagatccttaagacctttgatttctatgagaagctgagtgacagatgaaagttgagttggctcaacaggaactgacccagcggcttcggcattggtttgatgaaggtcctggagcaaagcttgagctgagtcaatgattcttcgaccagactcagttgcGTGTAAGTAGTTGTAGGATCCATCAATGTGTGGCCCAAATGCAGGAATATGAGTggaaccggatggaggaggtgtttggtttaGTTCATTATTGGAAGTTCCAGCATGATCAACGGCTGGACTTGAGTTTAGATtgccagcaggagctgactggttgatattctgcacttgagGATGTGCaagaggatgatcggcagaattatctacttgctcagagtcaggctgaagctgactggtttgaggGGGTTGAGGTGTTTTagcactgacctgagcaggtgtTTCCTTAGCTAGCTCAGTATGTTGAGGAGCGGGAACTTCGAGCAATTGCTCGGTATCAACTTGATGTTGAGTAGCaattgagtcggcatgttcctttggttgagaaatagaggcttgctgttgagcgatttccgcaagtgcacggtatacgcttgtagtaataaaagatatcgaacccacagggaacgctttttaactaaaaacttattcaattcagttttattcacgtctttaggtttaactaaagaaaatcgtttaattgattgtattggttcggataaattaggattagatgagaatattatattgaatttagagaacaattctgtcttgagattttgattacaagacagatgctTCCGtagttggaataaatagaaggtataaaacttattttcattaagcaaagaaagcaactacaactttggtaagattatgaacatgtaataatataattacacTATAAATGGTCTACTGCAACATGCAATAAGTGTTGGCTAAGACCATAAAAGTATTGGTATAAACAAAGAGGCAACACTTTTTCCCATAGAAAAGTGTTGGGTTTTTACGTGTCGCTATAGATGTCTGTAGCAACACTTTTTCAAATATGTGGCAACTTCAATAAATGTGTTACCAATGGAGTCTATACCAACACTTTTCTTGCTTTAAAGCAACTCTAATGAAAGTGTTGGCATAACTATAGATCAGATTACACtattgtcaaaaaaaaatttagcaaCACTTTAATACATTTACGCAACACTTTATTTTGCAATACATTTTTTTCATAACAACTCTTTTTTATGCTTTTGCAACACTTTTTTTATTGTAACAGTTATATTTGTAGCAacacattaatatatataacaCATTCTTTAATACATGCAACACAtagaaaaaattgaaaacaatttttaatttaaataatagcaTACAATATCCTTAGTTACAAATGTTTCCATAATCGTTAATATGTAAAAAATGGAACTTAACATtgtcatataataaaaaaaaactaaaaaaagtaTAATAATATCATACAATTATAATATAGATTATCGTTCCATCTCCTTACAAGAGAGTGTGACATTATCATTTGAACGCCACATTATCCTTCATATCAATCTTGAGACTCGGGTTGACTTCTTCCAATGTTTTCACCATCCGTATCATTTTTTCGTTCATCTTCTTGTAGTTGGTTTCTTATTTCTGGTTGACTATTTCTTCGATTTTCTAGGTATTGCATGCCTACCAACAAGACAAGGATTTGTGTGATGTGTCACCATGAAAAAAGATTCTGATAACATTCTAAAATGTAGCAGCCTCTTCAGTTATTTGAAATTTCAAAAGCCGACTCGCTCTAGAAAAATCACAATTAGACTTGAAATTTCAGAAGTGGACCTTGTATAACCTCAATACTCATCATCGACTGTTCAGCCTTATCTCTCACACAGATGCTTACATACCTGAAATCGAAACTAATGTTAGACTTGATTTTCCTACTGACCTAGAGAAAGCAATAAAGCAAACCATTCACTCAAATTGCAATCAAACCCTATCACTTGGATATCTACTCTACTATGAAACCTTTGATGGAATGAACTACTGTTAATTTCTTAAATTCAATCATCAGCCAAATTGATATGAAATCATTAACTTGATATGAGTTCACAACCTATAGTAAATAAtatcaaatgattaaaaggaccCCTGGAAAACCAATAGGAGAGGCCTAATATCCTTAAGCACCTTCTTCTATCTCATTATCCCATAAATGCTGGACATAGGATtatgaaaattttaataaataacaataataataataaacagtACTAATAAAGTCATGGATATGGCTTCCAAGTCTACAATCGATCACTGACTGCTCCATCTACTGGATTTCGTGACATCTCCTAGCCACTAAGCTGTTTTCTGATATCTATTATGCAACATACCTACACTAACCTGAAATTAGAAATTTTAAGTGGATAAATTCTACTTGTGCTTACTGCACAAAACCTCTGGCTTGTATAATAGAAATGCATACAACATATAATCAATTAAGTAGCTCTGTAGAAACTGAAAGCATGCTAGAAAGAGTTAAAGCATAAAACCTACTTCAATGGTCGTAACTAGCTGGCCTGGTTTGCTtcaaatattttccaacaaacaAACTGGGCGTATATTAAAGgaaattgaaatttaattacCTGAGATTTAATTAACTGAACATGATATTTGATTAGATTGTCATGATCCACCACACCTGAAAACATGACAATTAAGATGAACACTATTAGATTGCAATATGTAAAAGTTGCATCCCATGcgaaataaaaagataaaggtCTAACATGTTaggagaaaaaagaaaaacttttgCTTTTATAAATCAACTTGAGCTTATTTGACAAtgagatataaaaaaaactcttaataaaaaattatattaattaatagggtatcttctatgcttactttgtttttaatagTATATATTGAAGGcaaaccccttaaacttgttagacccctgaacttgtccaaaaagtttaatTGGCCTCCTAAACTTACATAATATCTCATTAGCCCcatgaacttgcttaaattATCATGAttaagttttcaatttttttacatatttagacaaattgaaatgtatatcattttaaacaagtttaggagtCTAATAGATCACtataagcaagttcaggaggtCAATAGACCAGAATTTAGGTGGTCAATGAGTTATTTTATGCAAGCTGAGGAGGCTAATGAAACACTTCGTAAATTTAGGGGGTCAATCAACCTTTTGTGACAAGTTCAGAGGCTCTTAATATATTAAGCCAAATAAAAACAACCATCAATATAGCTCATCATAATATGTGAGGTGATTGAGCTAATTCGGACATTCCCTGCAAACAGCATTGCATGATTCTAATAACTAATTGGTATAATTACATGTAATGCCatcctaattaattattttactaGCAAAAAATTCATTATACATATATAGTCATCAATCATCAAAATAACACTAGAATAGTAAATCACATCTAGCTATTAATACTCATTTAGTGCTCTGACCTGCAAATCTGttcattaaatttatttttctttccttcaGCTTTTTCTTACATAAGTTACACTAAGATAATTTGGTTGCTCATATATCAGTTTCTATTGATATTTGTAATGCAATGCACCAATTATGCATATACTTCCCAAGCTTATGAAGAATATGAACTCTTACCACATACACACCTCTCATTGCAAGAACTCCTGATGTCTCCATTCCAATTCCAATTGATGCTCCTGAATTTAAATCCAATAAAGGATTCACAAAAAAAACAATTCAATTGAAGTAACAGATGCTGGGAATCACTCGACAATTCTGAAGTAATTTCAAAGTATGTGAAGCCATGCAAATGAAGGAGGCCTGTGACTATGGCGGTGAGGGCAGTTCCATCAATCCCTTGATTAACTTGTTCAGCAGTAAAACGTGGCTGAAAACCCAGATGACCCTTTCCACCCAATAATATTGATGTCTGACCCGGAGCTTcattatgctttttgcctaaaatGTAACACAAAATTTTCCCTAATGTACATGCCATAAGGAAAACCAAAACTCATTAAAAAAATGACCTGTTAGActtaaagtgatctattagTCCCTAAATTTGCTTAAATGGTACAAccttgaacttgtctaaatCTCACAATTGCTCAATCACGTAGAACTTAGGAGGTTAATCATGTTACTTTTAAGCAACTTCAAAAGATTAATGGGTCATTTTTAAAGTTAGGAGGCATCATTAAACTTGTGAGGCCAATTTTGGGAGGTTATAAATATATTagactatttttataatttctctAAGGCCTAAGCCAAGAACAAATGAGCATAATCTGATTGCCAACTAGATCCACCCTTCATTCCTATCTCAATCAACTAGATGCATttaaaagaagagaaagaacTCCAAAATCAACGAATGAGCATTGAAAATGATGGAAAAACAGAAGAGACAAAAATTGGGGATTTGTTGGCACCACTTACGTGGAGCAGAGAGCTTTAATGCCATAGGTTGGTGAAGACAGCATGCCCCTTCCATATCAACTTGATTACGTCCATACAATTATAGCTTCAAATCACTTGAAATCTTACCTATAGAACCAACATATATATGCCATAATAGCACCAAAAAGCCTCTCCATTTCACTCTTTTCTATTCCTTTCCAATCATggtcttcctcttcctccttaTAACTATCAATCTCACGATTTATGTCTCTCTTTTTAATCCCagtctctttcttttcttccatAACCACTtcctttttttatcaaagatatCAATTTCAGTCTCCTGGACTTCTTCTGGTGATTTCCCCTCTATTTTCTCAACTTCTCTATGGAAAAATTAGAGTCTTTGACTGTTTAGGATTTCTTGTTGGGTAAACACTTCATCACCTATAGATTTGACTAATTTGTAAAATCTAGAACAAAACCCAAGTTTACTTATTGTCTTCGAATTGTAATCCCACAAAAATAACAGAATCCCAAAGCATCCAACATAAATTTTCACGTTTAATAGATATTTCTTCATCCTAACACCCAGCCCTGACCCCCACATACCTAAATCAATATATCCCCATTTCAATGCAACTTATTTACTACAAATTAGATGCTCAAGAAGGAAACAAGAGAGGATATAAAAATGGATACCTAACATTGACGAATCCAAGGAGAGAAGGAATTTACCGAGAGCAGGTCGATGATTGAGGTACCAGTGACCGGAACGCCCTCTTAATACTGACTGATCGGTCGGAATGAGATCGATAAGGTTGCTAGCTAAAGGGCCGATGAGGGAGTAGTAAATCGATTTGAGAGACAAGGATGAGTAAATCGATTTGAGAGACAAGGCAGATACATcgagagagagatagagagagacagagagagagagtaaaTGTGAGTTTATAAAGAGTAATTCTTTTAATCGATTTGAGAGGGAGAGAGTAGATTTGTTGAGAGAGAGTAATACCTAAAATAGTTTAACTCCAAACTCAAAATTTTAGGgctaaaaatttataatattttttttatctctaccaACACTTTAAAAATAGTTTCACcaacattttaaaaatagtgtTGCAATAAATAGGAGTGAAGAAATTTAATATATCTACTCCAACACTTTTTAGAGAGTATTGTAATAGATGAAATTTAATCCTATCACTAGCAACATTTATAAGGCAACACATGTATTTTGTGTTGTAATAGACCATATATGGTGtaagaatttatgcaattaaatggctttgaaccataaaaatctctctggatcggagcagatttctaccttaatcaaattagtattttatatccgataagccgcggtCACGATCATATCttccgtaaaaactaattctttcaagtgttcaacaaagtttctatataaatatgattgtataaaacgttttaataaaaacaccaatttatcattttgaaaatcattttgtcagaacaatatcaaaataacaacaggaagaatgtattgaataaaataaatatattattagtgaattgtgaatcttcacaagttaacagagaagaagaaacatggatagcattttaacaaaaactttgagatccgggttgtcaatctttccctcaaactccgtaggcttgtcagaactctt
The window above is part of the Euphorbia lathyris chromosome 3, ddEupLath1.1, whole genome shotgun sequence genome. Proteins encoded here:
- the LOC136222683 gene encoding uncharacterized protein, coding for MPHVGLPSLDITALQRANLLKKLGPPAFISYEDRTRRVFATLGGEASSSQGLGAQDDDEEDNEEFDDEEEEENVNVNDQEQANVEPNVEEQVLLSLNKSTLSLSNRLKELLFINSHLLSLSVSLYLSLDVSALSLKSIYSSLSLKSIYYSLIGPLASNLIDLIPTDQSVLRGRSGHWYLNHRPALGASIGIGMETSGVLAMRGVVDHDNLIKYHVQLIKSQVCKHLCER